A single Bifidobacterium asteroides DNA region contains:
- a CDS encoding succinate dehydrogenase/fumarate reductase iron-sulfur subunit, whose amino-acid sequence MTSQSTESDGSKASASDRDPRPVTFRIARFTPRPQSERPARTNPFAKNNPFATTGSRRARGRRWTQEYRIRIAPQRTVLDALLQIKREVDPTLNFRYSCGHGMCGSDAVLINGRPDLLCTATIADCLAASKTMPNAYASPGVATGNLQAQQPPAFRRTGTTTTATAVSMSASHSGSVSDSDSTVPDFLATDPRKTATATKTTGLIGAPHPTEKSDPAESSAVEIRPLPGFTPLRDLIVDTDAMFEQIRRFKPYLLHDDSSADSNQAAQAKAAGTKPSSEYRQTPEELARYELLSTCIACGLCQGACPIYAGGEAFAGPAAMIAAARFINDSRDSHRQERLEAIDQVDGIQACQSIRACTRPCPRGIDVGEEMWKLVEAVKE is encoded by the coding sequence GTGACATCACAGTCCACGGAATCAGACGGATCCAAGGCATCCGCATCGGACCGCGATCCCCGCCCGGTGACCTTCCGAATAGCCCGGTTTACCCCACGACCTCAATCAGAGCGTCCGGCACGAACCAACCCATTCGCTAAAAACAACCCCTTCGCCACAACAGGCAGTCGACGGGCCCGCGGCCGCCGTTGGACGCAGGAGTACAGGATTCGTATCGCCCCACAGCGCACCGTTCTGGATGCCCTTCTGCAGATCAAGCGAGAGGTGGATCCCACACTGAACTTCCGGTACTCCTGTGGCCATGGCATGTGTGGGTCGGATGCTGTGCTCATCAACGGCCGCCCAGATCTGCTCTGCACAGCTACCATCGCCGACTGCCTGGCTGCATCCAAGACCATGCCGAACGCCTACGCCTCACCCGGTGTAGCTACAGGAAACCTACAGGCCCAGCAACCTCCGGCCTTCCGTCGCACAGGTACAACGACAACCGCAACGGCCGTATCCATGTCGGCATCGCACTCAGGCTCGGTCTCAGATTCAGATTCAACGGTCCCAGACTTCTTAGCTACAGATCCTAGGAAAACCGCAACCGCTACAAAAACTACAGGCCTTATAGGCGCCCCACACCCCACAGAAAAATCGGACCCTGCAGAATCTTCAGCAGTGGAGATCCGCCCGCTTCCTGGCTTCACCCCGCTCAGAGATCTGATAGTGGACACCGATGCCATGTTTGAGCAGATTCGACGCTTCAAGCCGTATCTGCTCCATGATGATTCCTCGGCTGATAGCAACCAAGCGGCCCAGGCAAAGGCGGCCGGCACAAAGCCATCGTCGGAATACCGGCAAACCCCGGAAGAGCTGGCCCGGTATGAGCTGCTCAGCACCTGCATCGCCTGCGGGCTATGCCAGGGCGCCTGCCCCATTTATGCGGGCGGTGAAGCCTTCGCCGGGCCGGCAGCCATGATCGCAGCGGCTCGATTCATCAACGATTCCCGCGACAGCCATCGCCAGGAACGTCTTGAAGCCATCGACCAGGTGGACGGAATCCAGGCATGCCAGTCCATACGGGCCTGCACCCGACCCTGCCCCAGAGGGATCGACGTAGGTGAAGAGATGTGGAAGCTGGTCGAAGCCGTCAAGGAGTAG